From the genome of Lotus japonicus ecotype B-129 chromosome 6, LjGifu_v1.2, one region includes:
- the LOC130723638 gene encoding membrane protein PM19L-like: MANEQMKPVATLLLGLNFCMYVIVLGIGAWAMNRAIDYGFIIGQGLELPAHFSPIHFPMGNAATGFFVTFALIAGVVGAGSLISGLNHIRSWTSESLPSAASVAVIAWSLTLLAMGFACKEIELNVRNARLKTMEAFLIILSATQLFYIAVIYAAAASPRR; the protein is encoded by the exons ATGGCAAACGAGCAGATGAAGCCAGTTGCTACACTTCTTTTGGGGCTCAACTTCTGCATGTATGTCATAGTTTTGGGCATTGGTGCATGGGCCATGAACAGAGCAATAGATTATGGTTTTATTATAG GTCAAGGATTGGAACTTCCTGCTCATTTTTCACCCATACACTTCCCTATGGGAAATGCTGCCACTGGATTCTTTGTCACATTTGCTTTGATTGCTGGAGTTGTAGGGGCTGGATCACTGATTTCAGGGCTTAATCATATCCGTTCATGGACTTCAGAGAGCTTGCCGTCTGCAGCTTCAGTTGCTGTCATTGCATGGTCTCTTACACTTCTTGCCATGGG ATTTGCATGCAAAGAGATTGAACTTAACGTCAGAAATGCCCGCCTG AAAACAATGGAGGCTTTTCTGATTATCCTCTCAGCCACACAGCTTTTCTACATAGCTGTTATTTATGCTGCTGCTGCATCACCAAGGAGATAA